A genome region from Caldanaerobius fijiensis DSM 17918 includes the following:
- a CDS encoding DUF3368 domain-containing protein: protein MEFKLAKIKGLIPEIKPFLDKMIDNNFRISLKLYKEIRETNEL, encoded by the coding sequence TTGGAATTCAAACTTGCGAAAATTAAGGGGCTTATACCTGAAATAAAGCCTTTTCTTGATAAGATGATTGATAATAATTTTCGGATTTCACTAAAATTATATAAAGAAATAAGAGAAACAAATGAGTTATGA
- a CDS encoding TM1802 family CRISPR-associated protein: protein MNLTAITATLGKDRKDDIECLLEELPKVKDDEQRYTVYLVFDIKHKNIHFESGEPVQDDTAKRLLYFGNKIGNKSQYYLNRDVESLHYILTSVISDLYNMLCKYGMQDGQIASIIKAMEDSGLVILSKRKGAGSINYQKFLLPDNYMIKGLTSNTNKAKIILSKPNKAEKIVSPEEFIRIGIGEKNKKNRFVLVIPTVIQEDDQRIVLSECPEYIKLVRLDNNIEKQGRVSSLQSKKVCYICHKGKDDVKTEDYIKNFDRTGLNKLFETTTKNTSSYLDNFDYEKTYSICHDCYLDLFNGDRKIRSMFKGKIAGEDVFILPEGLLEDFNYDYLYKLKKEVDLALNNDDTNDWLQNLEALANIDEIFYYSLNFVVYRTDGTSFGVLQTIEDVPTIRFKKIMEFIGQNVKMMQPHIKRMSLASIYRLIPIYQDKNGNKYTGRVLSLYKALLCGEQVDMNELFSYACEGLDKGLNQLKKDEIKNYFNMGLTRYKEYKDYADDYFIKDLVMDYLVLFNVCRQLNILTNDKTYRDKERGDDNMKINTVSEKVNSSINAMEDFLNTQQYTDEAKALFYLGVLIRRVAIYQMLKEHKSKPILKKIQFQGMTDMEVYRLYNEVVEKLRQYGKLNIFTEAVMNRFHYYYGCINRPIDKPWKLDGHANVFYIMSGYAYMISSSIPDVTDEEQEVVKKEIEAED from the coding sequence ATGAACTTGACTGCTATTACTGCAACTCTAGGTAAAGATAGAAAAGATGATATTGAATGCCTTTTGGAAGAATTACCAAAGGTAAAAGATGACGAGCAAAGATATACCGTTTACCTGGTATTTGATATTAAACATAAAAATATTCATTTTGAGTCAGGAGAGCCTGTACAAGACGACACTGCAAAGCGGTTATTATATTTCGGTAATAAAATAGGTAATAAATCTCAGTATTATCTTAATAGAGATGTTGAATCTTTACATTACATTTTAACAAGCGTTATAAGTGATTTATATAATATGCTTTGTAAATACGGTATGCAGGATGGACAAATAGCTTCCATTATTAAAGCAATGGAGGATAGTGGGCTTGTCATTTTAAGTAAAAGAAAGGGCGCTGGCAGTATAAATTATCAAAAGTTCTTATTACCAGACAATTACATGATTAAAGGTCTTACTAGTAATACAAACAAAGCTAAAATAATATTATCAAAGCCAAATAAAGCTGAGAAAATTGTATCTCCTGAAGAATTTATTAGAATAGGAATTGGAGAGAAAAACAAAAAAAATCGATTTGTATTGGTTATACCTACAGTTATACAGGAAGATGATCAACGGATTGTTCTGTCTGAGTGCCCTGAATATATAAAATTGGTAAGATTAGATAATAATATAGAAAAGCAAGGCCGCGTTTCTTCTTTGCAAAGTAAAAAGGTGTGTTACATATGCCATAAGGGAAAAGATGATGTTAAAACTGAGGATTATATTAAAAATTTTGATAGAACAGGTTTAAATAAATTGTTTGAAACAACAACTAAAAATACATCATCATATCTGGACAATTTTGATTATGAAAAGACATATTCTATATGCCATGATTGCTATTTAGATCTTTTTAACGGCGACAGAAAGATTCGGAGCATGTTTAAGGGCAAGATAGCGGGAGAGGACGTTTTTATACTTCCTGAAGGACTGTTAGAAGATTTTAATTATGATTATTTATATAAGCTAAAAAAGGAAGTGGATCTTGCTTTAAATAATGATGATACAAATGATTGGCTACAAAATCTTGAAGCACTTGCTAATATAGATGAAATTTTCTACTATAGCCTGAACTTTGTGGTATATAGAACAGATGGTACATCATTTGGCGTATTGCAGACTATAGAGGATGTACCTACAATACGATTTAAAAAGATAATGGAGTTTATCGGGCAGAATGTTAAGATGATGCAACCACATATAAAACGCATGTCCCTTGCAAGTATTTATAGACTTATTCCTATATATCAAGATAAAAACGGTAACAAATATACAGGTAGGGTACTGTCGCTTTACAAGGCATTATTATGCGGTGAGCAAGTGGATATGAATGAATTGTTTAGTTATGCATGTGAAGGTCTTGATAAAGGATTGAATCAGCTTAAAAAGGATGAAATAAAAAATTACTTTAACATGGGTTTAACTAGATATAAAGAGTATAAAGATTATGCTGATGACTATTTTATAAAAGATTTAGTGATGGATTATTTAGTATTATTTAATGTATGCAGGCAGCTAAATATTTTGACAAATGATAAAACTTATCGTGACAAGGAAAGGGGGGATGATAACATGAAAATAAATACTGTATCTGAAAAGGTAAATAGCTCTATAAATGCTATGGAAGATTTTCTTAATACGCAGCAATATACTGACGAAGCTAAGGCATTGTTTTATCTAGGTGTATTGATAAGACGAGTAGCAATATATCAGATGTTAAAAGAACATAAAAGTAAACCTATTCTTAAAAAGATTCAGTTTCAAGGAATGACCGATATGGAGGTCTATAGGCTTTATAACGAGGTAGTAGAAAAGCTTAGGCAGTATGGAAAGCTTAATATATTTACTGAAGCGGTAATGAACAGATTTCATTATTACTATGGATGCATAAATAGGCCTATAGATAAGCCATGGAAATTAGACGGACACGCTAATGTGTTTTATATAATGTCTGGATATGCATATATGATAAGTAGTAGCATTCCAGACGTTACTGATGAGGAACAGGAAGTCGTAAAAAAGGAAATTGAGGCAGAGGATTAG
- a CDS encoding CRISPR-associated protein, whose protein sequence is MNTLNRNSDFLFGFEANMTNPNGDPDQENRPRMDYETATLLVSDGRRKRDCRDLLKNKGYEIFVDTLADTKVPMETMFDNIINKWLSNKDKMDTLFKKNNMIKRKWEEVFGKNCDDYKAAYDKKKPKSKNKKDSDFNQFNNILLTEIIKQSLIDIRLFGSAMAIENVTKTFTGPVQISWGYSLHPVEIVKSNSITSIMNDDSSTFGKKYKVYYALVAHYGTMNKYSAKHTGMTEEDASLFRKALVQSIMANQTDSKQGQQPLFYIEVVYKPEFDGYLGDMRRFLKVSYNADKPIRSLNDVKVDFKDLTCVIDQMKQKGYVDEVIGWVHPYINTSESLVNMPIYKEMDLWTPIPSKVAD, encoded by the coding sequence ATGAATACTTTAAATAGAAACAGCGATTTTTTATTTGGCTTTGAGGCGAATATGACAAATCCTAACGGAGATCCTGACCAGGAAAATAGACCTAGGATGGACTATGAAACAGCAACCCTTTTGGTAAGTGATGGACGGCGTAAGAGAGATTGTAGGGATCTTTTAAAGAATAAAGGATATGAGATTTTTGTTGATACATTGGCTGATACGAAAGTGCCTATGGAAACCATGTTTGATAATATAATAAATAAATGGCTTAGTAACAAAGATAAAATGGATACTCTTTTTAAAAAAAATAATATGATCAAGCGGAAATGGGAAGAGGTATTTGGGAAAAATTGTGATGACTATAAAGCAGCATATGACAAGAAAAAACCTAAATCCAAGAACAAAAAAGATAGCGATTTTAACCAATTTAATAATATTTTGCTGACCGAGATAATCAAGCAGTCGTTAATAGATATAAGGCTATTTGGCAGTGCCATGGCAATAGAAAATGTAACGAAAACATTTACTGGGCCAGTACAGATAAGTTGGGGATATTCTCTCCATCCGGTAGAAATAGTTAAATCAAATTCTATAACTTCCATTATGAATGACGATAGTTCGACATTTGGTAAAAAGTATAAAGTCTATTATGCATTAGTGGCTCATTATGGTACTATGAATAAATACAGTGCAAAACACACTGGTATGACAGAAGAAGATGCTTCGTTATTTAGAAAAGCTTTAGTACAAAGCATTATGGCCAATCAGACAGATAGCAAGCAAGGGCAGCAACCTCTGTTTTATATTGAAGTGGTGTATAAACCCGAGTTTGATGGATACCTAGGTGATATGAGACGATTTTTGAAGGTTTCATATAATGCTGATAAACCTATAAGATCACTTAATGATGTAAAAGTAGATTTTAAAGATCTTACATGTGTAATAGACCAAATGAAACAAAAGGGATATGTAGACGAAGTAATTGGTTGGGTACATCCTTATATCAATACTAGTGAATCTCTTGTAAATATGCCTATATATAAAGAAATGGATTTATGGACTCCTATTCCTAGTAAGGTGGCTGACTAG
- the cas5 gene encoding CRISPR-associated protein Cas5, which yields MKVVSFSVNGKMAHFRKVYSNASALSYFIPPRTTISGIVAGLLGREKDTYYEMFSIDKCKIAVACQTPIKKCMQKLNYLMIKSKNDLNGSAENHSQTATELVIPFNMRTGYVSYQIWIHHSDNKVMEKLEWIINDTPIYHSQGISLALGTAFNLGWLENKGVYEAEEIYKSEVVDMYSVIPMDYIDDIKLPSIPGKWYRLIKEEVPLEFNKDREITERGLKNMLINLEGGSVTVTAKQYVKLDNGLNIMWMQ from the coding sequence ATGAAAGTAGTATCATTTTCAGTAAATGGTAAGATGGCGCATTTTAGAAAAGTGTATTCTAACGCTTCAGCCCTTTCATATTTCATACCTCCTAGAACCACAATATCCGGTATAGTTGCTGGCTTGTTGGGGAGGGAAAAAGATACATATTATGAGATGTTTTCTATTGATAAATGCAAAATTGCCGTAGCTTGTCAAACACCTATAAAAAAATGTATGCAAAAGCTCAATTATCTTATGATAAAGAGCAAAAATGATTTAAATGGCTCGGCTGAGAATCATAGCCAGACGGCTACAGAGCTTGTTATACCATTTAATATGCGGACTGGATATGTAAGTTATCAAATATGGATACATCATTCCGACAATAAGGTTATGGAGAAATTAGAATGGATAATAAATGACACGCCGATATATCATAGTCAAGGAATATCACTGGCCCTTGGGACTGCTTTCAACTTGGGTTGGCTAGAAAACAAGGGTGTATATGAAGCGGAAGAAATATATAAATCAGAGGTAGTTGATATGTATTCCGTTATACCCATGGACTATATAGATGATATAAAGTTGCCAAGTATACCAGGTAAATGGTATAGGTTAATAAAAGAAGAAGTACCATTGGAGTTTAATAAGGATAGAGAAATTACAGAGCGTGGACTCAAAAATATGCTCATAAATCTTGAAGGAGGTTCTGTAACAGTAACAGCTAAACAATATGTAAAATTAGATAATGGATTAAACATAATGTGGATGCAATAA
- a CDS encoding CRISPR-associated helicase/endonuclease Cas3: MKYLAHYDKDKGYDQTLSEHLKAVAEMCTEMVPNVVKFKDIDNDIIKCLAYNIGFFHDIGKYSDYFQEYLVGNYNGSYKNHAHISACFSYLFLLDEAKWRYKNEILRYIVTYLCYIVVRMHHLSLTLDRLFTIEGQDLMWQELNVIRQNIFENQREILADLSSIAPHLKDFDFSVYLDLQRLKKNKHFINMPQLLKMGRFADDQWYFFLIYMFSLLVDSDKLNSAELVHRSTKSISPSKVVNYLAFKDKGNVDKTLLLKRENARSEMINIVDSLTDEQIKNSRFFIITAPTGIGKTLSSLQCALRLQQRIQDVEGYVPRIITAIPFINIIEQTRKEYENVIGDQANLVVHHRLADITSNIKVDEIIPVSKALLEMEAWEGDVILTTFVQLFQSIFTGRNSALKKLNKLAGSIVILDEVQAVPEKYMSLVGATLQKISEYYGTRFILMTATQPKILEFGDQLLNNHEYSSKRTVDLFPSSETYFGQLKRTKFVPVLEEEMDTDKFIEFFMEKWNALKSAVIVVNTIKRSVEVFYALKSELKRRGIDTPVYYLSTNIIPIKRMSVIQEVNKLLKANKSVILVSTQTIEAGVDLDFDMAFRDFAPLDSLVQTAGRVNRNGQKGQYLPVYIIKLAHDSDYIYHLFNRKLTMDLLRECTEVYEWQYKTIVNRYYDKILNLGIPQESKNIWNEGILKLDFNKIQEFKLIEDLSDVYDVYVEKDENATFLANEFENVIIGRGDYANCNSFERKALLRNVMAKMNDYIIQVKGRKVEKNLLLNFENRNGVQSSLRWISPKDISKLYDEETGFKFV; this comes from the coding sequence ATGAAATATCTTGCTCATTATGATAAAGATAAAGGATATGATCAAACATTAAGTGAACATTTGAAAGCTGTAGCAGAGATGTGTACTGAAATGGTGCCAAATGTAGTAAAATTTAAAGATATAGACAATGATATAATAAAGTGCTTAGCCTATAATATAGGTTTTTTTCATGATATAGGAAAATATTCAGACTATTTTCAAGAATATTTAGTAGGGAACTACAATGGCTCGTATAAAAACCATGCTCATATCTCTGCTTGCTTTTCTTATTTATTTTTATTGGATGAAGCTAAATGGAGATATAAAAATGAGATTTTAAGGTATATAGTTACATATCTATGTTATATTGTTGTGCGCATGCACCACCTTTCTTTGACATTGGATCGGTTGTTTACTATAGAAGGACAGGATTTGATGTGGCAGGAGCTTAATGTTATAAGACAAAATATATTTGAAAATCAACGTGAGATTTTAGCTGATTTGTCTAGCATTGCGCCACATTTAAAGGATTTTGATTTTTCAGTGTATCTTGATTTGCAGAGATTAAAGAAAAACAAACATTTTATAAATATGCCTCAACTTTTAAAAATGGGACGGTTTGCTGATGATCAATGGTATTTTTTTCTTATATACATGTTTTCATTGCTTGTAGATAGCGATAAGCTAAATTCGGCTGAATTGGTTCATAGATCAACGAAGTCTATTTCACCTAGTAAGGTTGTCAACTATTTAGCATTTAAGGATAAAGGTAATGTCGATAAAACATTGCTTTTAAAAAGAGAAAATGCTCGTAGCGAGATGATAAACATTGTAGATAGTTTAACCGATGAACAGATAAAAAACAGTAGATTTTTCATTATTACCGCTCCTACCGGAATTGGTAAAACTTTATCCTCTTTGCAATGTGCTTTACGGTTACAACAAAGGATACAAGATGTAGAAGGATATGTTCCAAGGATAATAACAGCTATTCCGTTTATCAATATTATAGAACAGACGCGTAAAGAGTATGAAAATGTTATAGGAGATCAGGCAAATTTGGTTGTGCATCATAGATTGGCTGATATTACATCTAATATCAAAGTTGACGAAATTATACCGGTAAGCAAAGCCTTACTTGAGATGGAGGCTTGGGAAGGAGATGTGATCTTAACCACATTTGTCCAGCTATTTCAATCGATATTCACAGGCAGAAACAGTGCTTTGAAAAAACTTAATAAGCTAGCAGGTAGTATCGTAATATTGGATGAAGTGCAGGCAGTACCAGAAAAGTATATGTCTCTCGTTGGTGCTACTTTGCAAAAAATATCAGAATATTATGGTACTAGATTCATACTTATGACGGCTACTCAGCCTAAGATATTGGAGTTTGGAGATCAGTTGTTGAATAATCATGAATATAGTAGTAAAAGGACAGTTGATTTATTTCCTTCTTCAGAGACATACTTTGGTCAGTTGAAAAGGACCAAATTTGTACCAGTGTTGGAAGAAGAGATGGATACAGACAAATTTATAGAATTTTTTATGGAAAAATGGAATGCGCTTAAATCGGCTGTCATAGTCGTAAATACTATAAAAAGAAGCGTAGAGGTATTTTATGCATTAAAGTCAGAACTCAAAAGACGAGGTATTGATACACCTGTGTATTATTTATCGACCAACATAATACCAATAAAGAGGATGTCGGTTATTCAGGAAGTGAATAAGCTATTGAAAGCTAATAAATCTGTTATTCTGGTCTCTACTCAGACCATAGAAGCAGGAGTAGATTTAGATTTTGACATGGCTTTTAGGGATTTTGCTCCATTGGATTCATTGGTGCAGACGGCTGGTCGTGTGAATAGAAATGGCCAAAAAGGCCAATATTTGCCCGTTTATATTATAAAATTAGCCCATGATAGCGATTATATATATCACCTTTTTAATAGGAAGTTAACGATGGATCTACTGAGAGAATGTACAGAAGTGTACGAATGGCAATATAAAACAATTGTAAATAGGTATTATGACAAAATATTAAACTTAGGTATACCTCAAGAATCGAAAAATATATGGAATGAAGGCATATTGAAACTAGATTTTAATAAGATACAAGAATTTAAATTAATAGAGGATTTGTCAGACGTATACGATGTGTATGTGGAGAAGGATGAAAATGCTACTTTTTTGGCCAATGAATTTGAGAATGTTATTATAGGACGAGGAGATTATGCAAATTGCAACTCATTTGAACGCAAGGCATTATTAAGAAATGTTATGGCAAAAATGAATGATTATATAATACAAGTTAAAGGGAGAAAGGTTGAGAAAAACTTGCTACTGAATTTTGAAAACAGAAATGGGGTACAAAGTTCGCTACGATGGATTTCACCAAAAGATATATCGAAATTATATGATGAAGAAACAGGATTTAAATTTGTTTGA
- a CDS encoding Rpn family recombination-promoting nuclease/putative transposase — protein sequence MDNNIQKKTAKENIRNQHDKGYKFLLSSKRVFIELLKSFVGQEWVKDIDETGMVRVDKSYILQDFADKEADLVYRMKLKDKDVIFYVLMELQSKVDFQMPYRLLLYMVEIWRSLLKDTSRKEAKRKDFKLPAIIPIVLYNGERKWTACINYKETLDSYETFKEYVLDFKYILIDVNSYNKKDLLELENLIGAVFLLDQKVDREELMNRLSELIGVLKKLDSERMELFKTWLGRILSNRLPKKEKKEIERIIEESKEVEDMVYNLERTILEGFKEYEKRGIEKGIEKGIEKGIEKGIGEVVIRQLKKKFSDIPEIYIGKIRSADKNTLINIADNIFEIKTLDDLDKYLN from the coding sequence ATGGATAATAATATACAAAAGAAAACGGCAAAAGAAAATATCCGTAATCAACACGATAAAGGCTATAAATTTTTGTTGTCCAGTAAGCGGGTGTTTATAGAGTTATTAAAGAGTTTTGTCGGACAAGAATGGGTAAAAGATATAGATGAAACTGGAATGGTTAGAGTTGATAAATCCTATATTTTACAGGATTTTGCGGATAAAGAAGCCGATTTAGTTTACCGCATGAAGCTAAAAGATAAAGACGTAATATTCTATGTATTAATGGAATTGCAGTCTAAAGTTGATTTTCAGATGCCATATAGGTTGTTATTGTATATGGTAGAGATATGGAGAAGTTTGCTAAAAGATACTTCTCGGAAAGAAGCAAAGAGAAAAGATTTTAAATTACCGGCTATAATACCAATAGTATTGTATAACGGGGAGCGTAAATGGACAGCGTGTATAAACTATAAAGAGACATTAGATTCTTACGAGACATTTAAAGAATATGTACTGGATTTCAAGTATATTTTAATAGACGTAAACAGTTATAATAAAAAGGATTTATTAGAGTTAGAGAATTTAATAGGAGCGGTATTCTTATTAGATCAGAAAGTAGACAGAGAAGAGTTAATGAACAGGTTGAGCGAACTAATCGGAGTACTAAAGAAGTTAGATTCTGAGCGAATGGAATTATTTAAGACGTGGTTAGGGAGGATATTGTCAAATAGGTTGCCCAAAAAAGAGAAAAAAGAAATAGAGAGAATAATAGAAGAGAGCAAGGAGGTGGAGGATATGGTGTACAACCTTGAACGAACGATATTAGAAGGATTTAAGGAATATGAGAAGAGAGGCATAGAGAAAGGAATAGAGAAAGGAATAGAGAAAGGAATAGAAAAAGGAATAGGAGAAGTGGTTATACGACAGCTGAAGAAGAAATTTAGTGATATTCCTGAGATTTATATAGGGAAAATACGTAGCGCTGATAAAAACACATTGATTAATATTGCAGACAATATATTTGAGATAAAAACATTGGATGATCTGGATAAATACCTAAATTAA
- a CDS encoding MotA/TolQ/ExbB proton channel family protein — MNFKEITLFIIRVIPGFTNKFCWGILLIALITLVFTHRKPWQYIRIIDKYMKKIHNTSDKDMLLEELIELTDEIIEKKKNDKYVTGLLEKFKNRCYSGNIKNAVDVLDYTALVEIPGERKIFDMMPGVFTGLGILGTFMGLVQGLSDLNFSGSTQALEQGINNLISGMYLAFLTSIAGLVSSLGWSLVDRGLIHYYRRKIDSFHSSYKKVFAQKEIDDYLKDIREIQEEQKTYMQKFVSDFSLELSNVLSNMLEQRIFPEFANIINQQVTSKIVESFDNTIGEIKQSTESSKQMIERFANLAYDNQLEGVQKIVNKFIESMDLSLKGKFADLGESIGEMIKWQQMVKEGMNELIEKLSNNILNLQDVNRAIENIITNFSDYFDKINTANNHMVENISKLESVSSNINGLIEDMSKMIRDINEQKDLLLKDKTEHIQIISRYISEINEKFGLLEKSYANISKDIDILNNSLKQSMEEFANKTHEGLKRSLSLFDEELASITSYLNSTLSEIEEAVDELPKVIIEFKKTLRNNEKEMQTIEG, encoded by the coding sequence TTGAATTTCAAAGAGATTACACTTTTTATAATAAGAGTTATTCCAGGTTTTACTAATAAATTTTGCTGGGGTATTTTGCTTATTGCTTTAATTACTCTAGTTTTTACTCACCGGAAACCTTGGCAATATATTAGAATAATAGATAAGTACATGAAAAAAATTCACAACACATCGGATAAAGATATGTTATTAGAAGAGCTTATTGAATTGACAGATGAAATAATAGAAAAAAAGAAAAATGACAAATACGTAACTGGATTACTTGAAAAGTTTAAAAATAGGTGCTATAGTGGCAATATAAAAAATGCTGTGGATGTTTTGGATTATACGGCTTTGGTTGAAATTCCTGGTGAGCGAAAGATATTTGACATGATGCCAGGTGTATTTACAGGCCTTGGCATCTTGGGTACTTTTATGGGATTGGTTCAAGGCTTAAGTGATCTTAACTTTTCGGGGAGCACTCAGGCATTGGAGCAAGGGATAAATAACTTAATATCAGGAATGTATTTGGCGTTTCTTACATCAATAGCAGGCCTTGTTTCTTCTTTAGGGTGGTCTTTAGTAGATAGAGGGTTGATTCATTATTACAGAAGAAAAATCGATTCTTTTCATTCCTCGTACAAAAAAGTATTTGCGCAAAAGGAAATAGACGATTATCTCAAAGACATCAGAGAGATTCAGGAAGAGCAAAAGACATATATGCAAAAATTTGTATCGGATTTTTCCCTAGAGCTTAGCAACGTGTTGTCAAATATGCTGGAACAAAGGATATTTCCTGAATTTGCTAATATTATAAATCAGCAGGTTACATCTAAGATCGTGGAATCCTTTGATAATACCATTGGAGAGATTAAGCAGTCCACTGAAAGCTCAAAACAGATGATTGAGAGGTTTGCTAATCTGGCATACGATAATCAGTTAGAAGGAGTTCAAAAGATTGTTAATAAGTTTATAGAAAGTATGGATCTGTCATTAAAAGGGAAATTTGCGGATTTGGGTGAGTCCATCGGCGAGATGATAAAGTGGCAGCAAATGGTTAAAGAAGGCATGAATGAACTTATAGAAAAATTGTCGAACAACATACTGAATTTACAGGATGTTAATAGAGCTATTGAAAACATAATTACAAACTTCTCTGATTATTTCGATAAAATCAATACAGCTAACAACCATATGGTTGAGAACATATCAAAATTAGAATCTGTTTCCTCTAATATAAATGGACTTATTGAAGATATGTCAAAAATGATAAGAGATATCAACGAGCAAAAAGATTTATTGTTAAAAGATAAGACAGAGCACATTCAAATAATATCTAGATACATATCGGAGATCAATGAAAAGTTCGGCTTGCTTGAAAAGAGTTATGCCAATATAAGTAAGGACATCGATATCTTAAACAACAGCCTCAAACAATCTATGGAAGAATTTGCTAATAAAACCCATGAAGGACTTAAGCGAAGTTTATCTTTGTTTGATGAAGAGCTTGCCAGTATAACAAGTTATCTAAATTCCACATTAAGCGAAATTGAAGAAGCTGTAGATGAATTACCGAAGGTGATTATTGAATTTAAAAAGACCTTAAGAAACAATGAGAAGGAGATGCAGACCATTGAAGGATGA
- a CDS encoding OmpA family protein codes for MKDEDKVHDYWQSYSDLMAALLLMFALLIVIMIYKYAGIAAELSLQKAKVDDLIGVRARIIDQLFKEFSNSDMTLSIDPQTGAISFSEGVFFDKDKFELKEEGKRYLNEFIPRYLSILMDPRFKRYISQIIVEGHTDDTGDYMYNLELSQKRAFEVVRYILQSNIKGIDSKTKADLMSYITANGRSYSQLIIENGKVNRQKSRRVEFKFRLKEEEMIMEMQKILGKGSVK; via the coding sequence TTGAAGGATGAGGACAAAGTACACGATTACTGGCAGTCTTATTCAGATTTGATGGCTGCGTTACTTTTGATGTTTGCCCTTTTGATTGTCATTATGATTTATAAATATGCCGGCATTGCTGCTGAACTCAGTTTGCAGAAGGCAAAGGTTGATGACTTGATTGGCGTGAGGGCTCGTATAATAGACCAGCTTTTTAAGGAGTTTAGCAATTCAGATATGACGCTTAGTATAGATCCCCAAACTGGGGCTATAAGCTTTAGCGAAGGTGTATTCTTTGACAAGGATAAGTTTGAGTTAAAGGAGGAAGGTAAAAGGTATTTGAATGAGTTTATCCCGCGGTACTTATCGATACTCATGGATCCACGGTTTAAAAGGTACATATCGCAGATAATTGTAGAGGGCCATACCGATGATACCGGTGATTATATGTACAATCTGGAGCTCTCTCAGAAGAGGGCGTTTGAGGTTGTCAGATATATATTGCAATCTAATATAAAAGGCATTGACTCTAAGACAAAAGCAGATTTGATGTCATATATAACGGCCAATGGCCGCTCATACAGCCAGTTAATTATTGAGAACGGGAAGGTAAACAGGCAGAAATCCAGGAGGGTAGAATTTAAATTTCGCTTAAAAGAAGAGGAAATGATAATGGAGATGCAAAAAATCCTCGGGAAGGGATCTGTAAAGTGA